From the Anopheles coustani chromosome X, idAnoCousDA_361_x.2, whole genome shotgun sequence genome, one window contains:
- the LOC131269410 gene encoding rab11 family-interacting protein 1, with the protein MWSPTHIQVTVQRAKGLLMKGKGGTNNCFVIIALGKEKYQTSIKEKAPESVIWNEECELQIPSQGNQAQLVLTALHRNTMGMDEFLGRVVLPLNEMDVYERPRSRWHKLESKDREKKKEKERGELEVRISFTVKAGSLTDLSKKEKSKSSISNLASSVGGSLLSIGAIEKRKGLKKIAKSIGSKMHISGLGKGKGKESGGGPDDGSSMYSGSYSSLSGVGAGGNGNGSSAATLVAGGGSSLGGRQSKQTFGDADPGVISEDEDEFVLDNLSHKSSNGSLNLRAAKNEERSPTTLRQHPPNVPARTAHSLPSAELGAEEKAPPPPAPAAGTKVDEWEQKLYGRNHLLDIGSTDSLKRRSWESSRVMLSVQQEDQEQEAAEREANDADVGQPRGQRGSMTAPTSPDLDGSAKAAAAAPPKPLPRVGSQDTAVGRQSPAPAASHEAKPEKESFTKKLKHFVKDRSGAHRADSLENLSTAAATATAAGKKLGAKRQQGGGGGIGSGSADQRIIIGGEHGGADGMTMASAAAAAAAQRQSKLAQVSPETLAKYEGKSREEVIRIAHNLESEVHYQKQKVKELEDYLDSLLLKVMECHPKILQNPYQKATPTKSG; encoded by the exons TGCAACGCGCCAAAGGGTTGCTGATGAAGGGTAAGGGTGGCACGAACAACTGCTTCGTGATCATCGCCCTGGGCAAGGAGAAGTACCAGACGTCGATCAAGGAGAAGGCGCCCGAGTCGGTCATCTGGAATGAGGAGTGCGAGCT GCAAATACCGTCGCAGGGCAACCAGGCGCAGCTGGTGCTGACGGCGCTGCACCGGAACACGATGGGTATGGACGAGTTTCTGGGGCGCGTCGTGCTGCCGCTGAACGAGATGGACGTGTACGAGCGGCCCCGCTCCCGCTGGCACAAGCTGGAGAGCAAGGACcgggagaagaagaaggagaaggagcGGGGCGAGCTGGAGGTGCGCATCTCGTTCACGGTGAAGGCCGGCTCGCTGACCGACCTGAGCAAGAAGGAGAAGAGCAAGAGCTCGATCAGCAACCTGGCGTCGAGCGTGGGCGGTTCGCTGCTGAGCATCGGTGCGATCGAGAAGCGCAAGGGACTGAAGAAGATCGCCAAGTCGATCGGCTCGAAGATGCACATCTCCGGGCTCGGCAAGGGCAAGGGCAAGGAGTCGGGCGGTGGACCGGACGACGGCAGCTCGATGTACAGCGGTAGCTACTCGAGCCTCAGCGGGGTTGGTGCGGGCGGCAACGGAAACGGCAGCTCGGCGGCGACGCTCGTGGCCGGCGGCGGATCGTCGTTGGGCGGTCGGCAATCGAAGCAAACGTTCGGTGACGCCGACCCGGGTGTCATCAGCGAGGATGAGGACGAGTTCGTGCTGGACAACCTTTCGCACAAGAGCTCGAACGGGTCGCTCAACTTGCGCGCGGCCAAGAACGAGGAGCGTTCGCCGACGACGCTGCGTCAACATCCGCCGAACGTGCCGGCGCGTACCGCCCACAGTCTGCCCAGTGCCGAGCTTGGAGCCGAGGAGAaggcaccaccaccgccggcacCGGCCGCCGGCACCAAGGTGGACGAGTGGGAGCAGAAGCTGTACGGTCGGAATCATCTGCTCGACATCGGCAGCACGGACTCGCTCAAGCGCCGGTCGTGGGAAAGCTCGCGCGTGATGCTATCGGTGCAGCAGGAAGATCAGGAGCAGGAGGCGGCCGAGCGGGAGGCCAACGACGCGGACGTGGGCCAACCGCGGGGCCAGCGTGGCTCCATGACGGCTCCCACCTCGCCGGATCTGGACGGCAGCGCcaaggcagcagcagcggcgccACCAAAGCCACTGCCACGCGTCGGGTCGCAGGATACGGCGGTTGGGCGGCAGTCGCCGGCACCGGCGGCGTCCCACGAGGCCAAACCGGAGAAGGAGAGCTTCACCAAGAAGCTGAAGCACTTCGTGAAGGATCGCAGCGGCGCGCACCGGGCAGACTCGCTGGAAAATCTCAGCACGGCTGCGGCCACGGCCACGGCAGCCGGCAAGAAACTCGGCGCGAAACGCCAGCAGGGTGGTGGCGGGGGGATCGGTTCCGGTTCGGCCGACCAGCGCATCATCATCGGCGGTGAGCACGGCGGGGCGGACGGGATGACGATGGCATCGGCCgcggcggccgccgccgcccagCGCCAGTCGAAGCTCGCTCAGGTGTCACCGGAAACGCTCGCCAAGTACGAGGGCAAGTCGCGCGAGGAGGTGATCCGGATCGCGCACAACCTCGAGAGCGAGGTGCACTACCAGAAGCAGAAGGTAAAGGAGCTGGAGGACTATCTCGACAGTTTGCTGCTCAAGGTGATGGAATGCCACCCAAAGATCCTCCAGAACCCGTACCAGAAGGCAACGCCCACGAAGAG TGGATGA